One Dialister invisus DSM 15470 genomic region harbors:
- a CDS encoding methionine ABC transporter permease, which produces MSPVITNLLLKSLAETLYMLSISAFIAAAAGIPLGILLVVTEKNGILSCPIINKPLAFIVNVIRSIPFIILMVAIIPLTRLIAGTSIGTTAAIVPLTLAAIPYTARMVETSIREIPSGLIEAAESMGASPFQIIRKVLIPEALPSVIQNMTVVIVSLIGSSAMAGTIGGGGLGDLAIRYGYQRFQADVMIATIIVLIIIVQFMQFTGNLLSKRANKK; this is translated from the coding sequence ATGTCTCCCGTAATAACTAATTTACTTTTAAAAAGTCTGGCTGAAACCCTTTATATGCTTTCCATTTCTGCCTTTATCGCGGCAGCCGCAGGCATACCCTTAGGAATACTTCTTGTTGTTACAGAGAAAAATGGAATACTTTCCTGCCCGATTATTAATAAGCCACTGGCTTTTATCGTTAATGTTATTCGTTCCATTCCCTTTATTATTCTCATGGTAGCAATTATCCCTCTTACCAGATTAATTGCGGGTACCTCTATTGGTACCACCGCTGCCATCGTTCCGCTAACCTTAGCAGCAATCCCTTATACCGCCCGCATGGTTGAAACTTCTATCCGTGAAATTCCGTCGGGCCTTATTGAAGCTGCCGAATCCATGGGCGCTTCTCCATTCCAAATCATCCGCAAAGTTTTAATTCCCGAAGCACTTCCTTCTGTCATTCAAAACATGACCGTTGTTATAGTCTCCCTCATCGGATCCTCCGCTATGGCAGGAACCATTGGCGGAGGCGGCCTCGGTGACCTTGCCATCCGTTACGGATACCAGCGCTTCCAGGCGGATGTCATGATTGCCACAATTATTGTCTTAATCATTATTGTCCAGTTTATGCAGTTCACCGGTAACCTTTTGTCAAAGAGGGCAAACAAGAAATGA
- a CDS encoding viroplasmin family protein translates to MKKKLWYAVKSGRKTGLFTSWDDCKLQVIGYPGASYKGFFTKEEAMEFLGDVADKKVKALKDELRVAVYVDGSYIPTIPDTFSFGVVFIHHGTVETYAEKIIDAEEAQMRNVAGEIHGAVFAMGKCLEKGISEINLYYDYVGIEKWCTGEWKANKRGTKALREYYELIKGQLMVHFHKVASHTGVMYNEMADQLAKNALLE, encoded by the coding sequence GTGAAAAAAAAATTATGGTATGCTGTGAAATCCGGCAGGAAAACCGGTTTGTTTACAAGTTGGGATGACTGTAAATTGCAGGTTATTGGATATCCCGGTGCGTCCTACAAAGGCTTTTTTACAAAAGAAGAAGCAATGGAATTCTTGGGGGATGTTGCTGATAAAAAGGTGAAAGCCTTGAAAGACGAATTAAGAGTGGCGGTATATGTAGACGGTTCTTATATTCCGACAATTCCCGATACCTTTTCGTTTGGGGTTGTCTTTATTCACCATGGAACTGTTGAAACTTATGCAGAGAAAATTATTGATGCAGAAGAAGCGCAGATGCGGAATGTGGCGGGAGAAATACATGGTGCAGTGTTTGCGATGGGAAAATGTTTGGAAAAAGGGATCTCGGAGATAAATTTATATTATGATTATGTCGGTATAGAGAAATGGTGTACCGGAGAGTGGAAAGCGAATAAACGGGGAACAAAAGCGCTGCGGGAGTATTATGAATTAATAAAAGGACAGCTGATGGTTCATTTTCATAAGGTGGCAAGCCATACAGGCGTCATGTACAACGAAATGGCTGATCAATTGGCAAAAAATGCATTGCTGGAATAA
- a CDS encoding MFS transporter → MLKFNLLHTFPAFTIKNYRTFFLSQWVALMGLWMQLTAQQWLVYEITDSPLLLGVLSTMQYMPSLLFTLWTGFWIDRHKKKSILLGTQLMYMLQAFLLGLILWSGHIDYYWILLFAFFLGTIDCIDLPARMAFMPYLVGTQYLKSAVSLNSTNFNITRMLGPILAAFLLSYLSYSTIFFLNALCLIPIIIVYLHIKVDEPQNHTISNDIMGEIKAGLRYTLHHKVILSNLLAVAVVSGLILNFGTYGPPFADRVLHAGLNGFSKILFSVGTGSMIGGLISASGISKPKQTLPFYSALLCGLCLIIISQTNSLYPALLLYAGIGFTAIISIVNFNTIIQFSTERSYLGRIMSLYALVFLGATPFGSLIVSSMIEYSGTSNGLLSIGLLDIMFILLIKYLYWK, encoded by the coding sequence ATGTTAAAATTCAATTTATTACACACTTTCCCTGCTTTTACCATCAAAAACTATCGGACTTTTTTCCTTTCCCAATGGGTTGCTCTCATGGGGCTTTGGATGCAGCTTACTGCACAGCAGTGGCTTGTTTATGAAATTACTGATTCCCCTCTGCTGTTAGGTGTTCTGAGTACTATGCAATATATGCCAAGCCTCCTTTTCACACTGTGGACCGGTTTTTGGATTGATCGCCACAAAAAGAAAAGTATTTTGTTGGGAACACAGCTTATGTATATGCTCCAGGCTTTTCTTTTAGGGCTCATCCTGTGGAGCGGTCATATTGATTATTATTGGATTCTTCTTTTTGCATTTTTTCTCGGTACCATAGACTGTATTGATCTTCCCGCACGGATGGCTTTCATGCCTTACTTAGTGGGAACACAATACCTGAAAAGTGCAGTCAGCTTAAATTCCACCAACTTTAATATTACAAGAATGCTTGGTCCCATTTTAGCAGCTTTTCTTCTTAGCTATCTCAGCTACAGTACTATTTTCTTTTTGAATGCACTCTGTCTTATCCCTATTATCATTGTCTACTTGCATATAAAAGTGGATGAACCACAAAACCATACCATCTCAAACGATATAATGGGAGAAATCAAGGCAGGTCTCAGATACACGTTGCATCATAAAGTTATTTTATCCAATTTGCTTGCGGTCGCAGTTGTCAGCGGTTTGATTCTTAACTTCGGTACTTACGGTCCACCCTTTGCGGATAGAGTACTCCATGCCGGATTAAACGGATTCAGCAAAATACTTTTTTCTGTTGGTACCGGTTCCATGATTGGCGGACTGATTTCCGCATCAGGAATATCCAAACCGAAACAGACTCTTCCTTTTTATTCAGCTCTTTTATGTGGTTTGTGCTTAATTATCATCAGTCAGACGAATTCGCTTTATCCAGCACTTCTTCTTTATGCAGGAATTGGGTTCACCGCTATTATCAGCATCGTCAACTTTAATACAATCATCCAATTTTCAACAGAACGCAGCTACCTAGGACGTATCATGAGCTTATATGCCCTTGTATTTTTAGGTGCAACACCATTTGGCAGCCTTATTGTCAGCAGCATGATTGAATATTCTGGAACCTCAAATGGTCTTCTTTCCATTGGGCTCCTTGATATAATGTTTATTCTCCTTATCAAATATCTCTACTGGAAATAG
- the rfaE2 gene encoding D-glycero-beta-D-manno-heptose 1-phosphate adenylyltransferase: protein MKIGGERFLREDIKNIKVAVIGDIMLDRYISGNVERISPEAPVPINLVKSQRNVLGGAANTAANLSSLGGQVFIAGMRGNDRDGDTLSELLRAAGIDDMGVIVSEEYYTTTKVRILGARQQMMRLDFEERCNPDDKVCKYILKWLDQLLQQRVGSIVLSDYEKGMITEQLAQTIIKKGKEYDVPVLIDPKGCDWTKYRGAYGITPNIKELSDVAGFVINNNDSDIERIGRKVRETFQIENIFVTRSEKGITCINKNGSVHCASVAQDVFDVSGAGDTVMAILAAATAVNLDMMTALELANTAAGIAVSRVGTYPVGHTEMIDAWCGSNMMRTAYIPISWEEAKSKVDAWKSQGETVVFTNGCFDILHKGHVTYLQQAAALGEHLIIGLNADESVKKLKGEGRPVNSESDRAFMLNSLRFVDEVVIFNEETPLELLKCLEPDILVKGGDYSVEDVIGREYAGEVRILPFVKGYSTTQIINKILGK from the coding sequence ATGAAAATAGGTGGAGAAAGATTTCTAAGAGAAGATATAAAAAATATAAAAGTAGCGGTGATAGGTGATATTATGCTTGATCGATATATTTCCGGAAATGTGGAACGCATATCACCGGAAGCGCCTGTTCCTATTAATTTAGTGAAATCACAGCGAAATGTTTTGGGAGGAGCTGCTAATACGGCTGCCAATTTATCCTCTTTGGGTGGACAAGTTTTTATTGCAGGTATGCGAGGAAATGATAGAGATGGAGATACACTTTCAGAGTTATTAAGGGCAGCCGGGATTGATGATATGGGAGTTATCGTGTCAGAAGAGTACTATACTACGACTAAAGTCAGGATTCTTGGCGCCCGCCAACAGATGATGCGTCTTGATTTTGAAGAAAGGTGTAATCCTGATGATAAAGTATGCAAATATATTTTAAAATGGCTGGATCAATTGCTTCAGCAAAGAGTAGGCAGTATTGTTTTGTCCGATTATGAAAAAGGTATGATTACAGAACAGTTGGCGCAAACCATTATAAAAAAAGGGAAAGAGTATGATGTGCCGGTACTGATTGACCCTAAAGGATGCGATTGGACAAAATATAGAGGTGCATATGGAATTACCCCCAATATAAAAGAGCTATCTGATGTCGCTGGATTCGTCATCAATAATAATGATTCAGATATTGAACGGATTGGCAGAAAGGTGCGGGAAACGTTTCAGATAGAAAATATCTTTGTAACCAGGTCTGAAAAGGGAATTACCTGTATTAATAAAAATGGAAGTGTACATTGTGCTTCTGTCGCACAGGATGTCTTTGATGTCTCCGGAGCGGGAGATACTGTTATGGCCATACTTGCAGCCGCAACAGCTGTCAATTTGGATATGATGACCGCTCTTGAACTGGCAAATACGGCAGCTGGAATTGCGGTGTCTCGAGTGGGAACTTATCCTGTCGGCCACACTGAAATGATCGACGCATGGTGCGGATCCAATATGATGCGGACGGCTTATATCCCGATAAGCTGGGAGGAAGCAAAAAGTAAGGTGGATGCGTGGAAATCCCAAGGAGAAACTGTTGTTTTCACAAACGGATGCTTTGATATCCTTCATAAGGGACATGTTACTTATCTGCAGCAGGCGGCGGCATTGGGGGAGCATTTGATTATAGGTCTTAATGCGGATGAATCTGTAAAAAAACTTAAAGGTGAAGGGAGACCGGTTAATTCGGAATCGGATCGGGCATTTATGCTTAACTCATTGAGGTTTGTGGATGAAGTTGTCATTTTTAATGAAGAAACCCCTTTGGAATTGTTAAAATGTCTGGAACCGGATATTTTGGTAAAAGGCGGTGACTATAGTGTGGAGGATGTTATTGGAAGAGAGTATGCGGGGGAAGTCAGAATACTTCCTTTTGTAAAGGGGTATTCTACGACCCAGATAATTAATAAAATTTTGGGAAAATGA
- a CDS encoding ABC transporter ATP-binding protein, with protein MIRNLMHYYKPYMKLLIGVIIGTFAMAGLDLIFPVMVRELINQVLPSKNMTALFWGSAILLLLYIFEFIISYSVQYYGHIMSASIEHDMRNDLFSHIETLSFRYFDNEKTGQLLSRITSDVTEVSELAFRGPNDVLLCAVIMTGTIVAMLIMNWTLAILIGGLLIGKAFHTVKINRKMKDAFRKNRVKAGEVSARAEESLSGIRLIKAFAMEDFERKRFCGKSRELRNTRFNSYKLVAYFSGSINFFTNFINVVVLLAGGYMISINILTLPDFVAFLLYVNIFMRPVFRLTILAEVYQRGMAGFSRFEEIMNTKPSIEDPEMPLVFNKVRGDICFKDMSFGYDDNRLVLHHISLDIPAGKTIAFVGETGTGKSTLANVLLRFYDPSSGEILIDGKDIKEYCQQDLRKQIGIVQQDVFLFGDSIGENIGYGKEGASAEEIKAAAKLAAADEFISQLPHGYETKVGERGVKLSGGQKQRISIARVFLKNPPIVIFDEATSSLDSQTEKKIQETLNDLAMDRTTIIIAHRLSTVRDADQIIVLDHGEIIEKGTHGELLEKKGKYFELYEAQKKSGKYTAGNEKV; from the coding sequence ATGATTAGAAACCTTATGCACTATTACAAGCCTTATATGAAACTGCTTATAGGTGTAATTATTGGGACTTTTGCCATGGCGGGGCTTGATTTGATTTTTCCTGTCATGGTAAGAGAGCTTATTAATCAGGTTCTTCCTTCTAAAAACATGACAGCACTTTTTTGGGGATCCGCGATTCTGCTGCTGCTTTATATCTTTGAATTTATTATTTCTTATTCCGTACAATATTATGGGCATATTATGAGTGCATCTATTGAGCATGATATGAGAAATGATCTTTTTTCTCATATCGAAACGTTATCTTTCCGTTATTTTGATAATGAAAAAACAGGGCAGCTTTTATCCCGTATAACAAGTGATGTGACGGAAGTAAGTGAATTGGCTTTTCGCGGTCCCAATGACGTTTTACTTTGTGCCGTCATCATGACAGGAACCATCGTAGCCATGCTTATTATGAATTGGACATTGGCCATTTTAATCGGCGGGCTCCTGATTGGTAAAGCATTCCATACAGTAAAAATAAATCGGAAGATGAAAGATGCCTTTCGTAAAAACCGTGTAAAAGCAGGAGAAGTAAGTGCCAGAGCGGAAGAGAGTTTATCAGGGATTCGCCTTATAAAGGCATTTGCCATGGAAGATTTTGAGCGGAAGCGTTTTTGTGGTAAAAGTAGGGAGCTTAGAAATACAAGGTTCAATTCCTATAAATTAGTTGCCTATTTCTCAGGAAGTATTAATTTTTTTACGAATTTTATCAATGTGGTGGTTTTGCTGGCGGGTGGATATATGATTTCCATCAATATACTTACATTGCCGGATTTTGTTGCATTTTTACTGTATGTGAATATTTTTATGCGTCCTGTATTCCGATTAACTATATTGGCGGAAGTATATCAGCGGGGCATGGCCGGGTTTTCACGTTTTGAAGAAATTATGAATACCAAACCGTCTATAGAGGATCCCGAAATGCCACTCGTTTTTAATAAAGTCAGAGGGGATATTTGTTTTAAAGATATGAGTTTCGGCTATGATGATAATCGTTTGGTCTTGCATCATATAAGTTTGGATATCCCTGCAGGTAAAACGATTGCTTTCGTGGGGGAGACAGGAACAGGGAAGAGTACTCTTGCCAATGTCCTTCTTCGTTTTTATGATCCTTCATCGGGAGAAATATTGATAGATGGAAAAGACATAAAAGAATATTGCCAACAGGATTTAAGAAAACAGATTGGAATCGTGCAGCAGGATGTTTTCCTTTTTGGAGATTCAATTGGTGAAAATATTGGGTATGGAAAAGAAGGGGCTTCTGCGGAAGAGATAAAAGCAGCAGCGAAATTGGCTGCTGCTGATGAATTTATTTCGCAGCTTCCCCATGGATATGAAACCAAAGTGGGAGAACGCGGAGTTAAGTTATCTGGCGGGCAAAAACAGAGGATTTCTATTGCCAGGGTATTTTTGAAAAATCCTCCTATTGTTATCTTTGATGAGGCCACATCATCACTTGACAGCCAGACAGAGAAAAAGATACAGGAAACATTGAACGACTTGGCAATGGACCGCACAACGATCATTATTGCCCATAGATTATCCACTGTCCGTGATGCCGATCAGATTATCGTGCTTGATCATGGAGAGATTATAGAAAAAGGAACTCATGGAGAACTTTTGGAGAAGAAGGGAAAATACTTTGAGCTTTATGAGGCACAGAAAAAGAGCGGGAAATATACAGCCGGGAATGAAAAAGTATAA
- a CDS encoding dehydrogenase, whose protein sequence is MLIFLLLGMTWLLLFFLTGNKTPWGMFDGEKAEGETIVSLGNVAGRNYDRMGFDGGEILYSPVNRGWIVGTIKGEMYHFSIEGYERWSRTIGIGEIRSLALSKDNRIVYVGESSPSGTLYALEVATGDILWKFDGVDVIGVENEIRAYPIPIHVETDKEGNVYAIFYRSTVSKNHSRAYISRIISFDERGNERWRYPLNENMDSWINWGSVSFATGRFAFASANYDKSGPEERKYNKNIYVLDKDKGTLISAKDIPAAPLFEITTIRNGPNYSEDGKYLSAMTSDGRGILFDENGSILWQRVLSKPHKVAGGWYNAAGRDAYIVPEGVVFTTINTFNRANWQIPAPIIHPSSNSIYLFDMEGAYKFKYTAGAEVEGITFSSSGIAAIAIGRNVRNHDYGAHGAAVISLVNGKELNRYHTKGPIQAISISDDGKYAAGIEVPAVTPDGDLIGSYDLHIWNRENDND, encoded by the coding sequence ATGCTTATTTTTCTGTTGTTGGGGATGACCTGGCTGTTGCTGTTCTTTCTGACAGGAAATAAAACGCCATGGGGAATGTTCGATGGAGAAAAAGCTGAAGGAGAAACCATTGTTTCACTGGGGAATGTGGCAGGAAGAAACTATGACAGAATGGGCTTTGATGGCGGAGAGATTCTTTATTCACCGGTTAATCGTGGATGGATTGTCGGAACCATAAAAGGGGAAATGTATCATTTTTCTATAGAAGGATATGAAAGATGGTCCAGAACCATCGGAATTGGTGAAATCCGTTCGTTGGCGTTGAGTAAAGATAACAGGATTGTCTATGTCGGAGAAAGCAGCCCATCCGGTACGCTCTACGCCTTAGAGGTTGCAACGGGAGATATCTTATGGAAATTTGACGGAGTTGATGTTATTGGAGTTGAAAATGAAATTCGCGCGTATCCGATTCCGATTCATGTAGAAACAGACAAGGAAGGGAATGTATATGCCATTTTTTATCGATCTACTGTCAGTAAGAATCATTCAAGAGCTTATATAAGCCGAATCATTTCCTTTGATGAAAGAGGGAATGAACGCTGGCGGTACCCGCTCAATGAAAATATGGACAGCTGGATTAATTGGGGCAGTGTATCTTTTGCAACAGGGCGGTTTGCGTTTGCTTCTGCTAATTATGACAAATCAGGGCCTGAAGAAAGAAAATATAATAAAAATATATATGTTTTGGACAAGGATAAAGGAACTTTGATTAGTGCTAAGGATATACCGGCGGCACCACTTTTTGAGATAACAACGATACGCAATGGTCCTAATTATTCAGAGGATGGAAAGTATTTGTCTGCGATGACCAGTGATGGGAGAGGAATCCTTTTTGATGAGAACGGCAGTATACTTTGGCAACGGGTCCTTTCAAAACCACATAAGGTAGCCGGCGGTTGGTATAACGCTGCCGGTAGAGATGCTTATATCGTGCCTGAAGGTGTTGTCTTCACAACTATTAATACATTTAACCGGGCAAATTGGCAAATTCCCGCACCGATTATACATCCTTCCAGTAATAGCATATATCTTTTTGATATGGAAGGGGCGTATAAATTTAAATATACAGCAGGAGCAGAAGTGGAAGGAATTACATTTTCCTCATCAGGTATCGCAGCTATTGCTATTGGGCGGAATGTAAGAAATCATGATTATGGTGCGCATGGAGCTGCGGTGATCAGTTTAGTCAACGGAAAGGAGCTAAATCGATATCATACTAAAGGGCCTATTCAGGCAATTTCTATTTCTGATGATGGGAAATATGCAGCAGGAATTGAAGTGCCTGCGGTAACACCGGATGGAGATTTAATCGGTTCCTATGATTTGCATATTTGGAACAGGGAGAATGATAATGATTAG
- a CDS encoding energy-coupling factor transporter transmembrane component T family protein: MSFRQLWEGTNNDTFFSRLDGRTKLCVLFLFALIMVIVDNPRTLFILFSISIALHIAAGTPVYKWKVLAVFILFGLWESVASQALFFAQNPRTPILMLISPAFPVLGALTDGLYIYQEGIVYGAIQGMRSVSMIALGLLVCWTSDPRQLLKGLSSWRLSPQISFMLVTAIRFFPVLASEAGEVIIALQLRSHGNKGRTQIIRHLPYIVKPLLARCIRRSQTLALSVVSRGLFLAKQQSYGIWDLREKAVCLFLMGTIMAAGISKLMYALSQQGIYFGALRIVYDWTKLYL, encoded by the coding sequence ATGTCCTTTAGGCAATTATGGGAAGGTACGAACAATGATACTTTCTTTTCACGGTTGGATGGAAGGACTAAATTGTGTGTCCTGTTTCTTTTTGCTCTGATTATGGTTATCGTGGATAATCCACGGACATTATTTATTTTGTTTTCTATAAGTATAGCGCTTCATATAGCTGCGGGAACACCCGTATATAAGTGGAAGGTGCTTGCGGTATTTATTTTATTTGGGTTGTGGGAATCTGTTGCCAGCCAGGCATTGTTCTTTGCACAAAATCCACGTACTCCTATTCTTATGCTGATCAGTCCTGCATTTCCTGTTCTAGGTGCACTGACCGACGGACTTTATATTTATCAGGAGGGAATCGTATATGGTGCGATACAGGGAATGAGATCTGTATCTATGATTGCATTGGGGCTGCTTGTATGCTGGACCAGCGATCCTCGCCAGCTTTTAAAGGGGCTCTCATCCTGGCGTCTGTCGCCGCAAATATCCTTTATGCTGGTAACAGCCATTCGATTTTTTCCTGTATTGGCCTCTGAAGCTGGTGAAGTTATTATTGCGCTGCAGCTGCGCAGTCATGGGAATAAAGGGAGAACCCAGATTATCCGACATTTGCCATATATAGTGAAACCTCTTTTGGCGAGATGTATCAGGAGATCCCAAACTCTGGCGCTTTCTGTTGTCAGCAGGGGGTTGTTTCTGGCAAAACAGCAGAGTTATGGAATCTGGGATTTGCGGGAAAAGGCAGTATGTCTGTTCCTAATGGGGACTATTATGGCAGCCGGTATCAGCAAGCTCATGTATGCACTGTCACAGCAGGGGATTTATTTTGGCGCGCTGCGTATAGTTTATGATTGGACAAAATTATATCTATGA
- a CDS encoding ABC transporter ATP-binding protein: MILDIQNVSCRYTSREKDTLTGVNLRIEEGEMVLIAGRSGCGKSTLVKAVTGLLDKEDGSIDGKIFLDGKDTAAMSAEEIGVLVGTVYQTPDDQIFAMTVADEVGFALENRGIKASVVKEKVKEVLARTGLDGMEERSIHALSGGQKQRLALASVLVTKPKLLILDEPVSQMNPQGVQSFLELLVSLQREEHMTIVVVEHRVNELAAWFPRLCVMHKGHFVYDGLMDESWYILDKNDGYGIREPQSVKLGRFMKLEKLSYSLRKTAEEIKRAGIKFQKSIEPCIAEDSSDKLILEGKNITYRYPGADSDTLNGLNFKIKKGSINALMGFNGAGKSTLMNILSGLEEPSSGKILIHGKSIGKRREYIGYMLQEADLMLLNDSVREELLWNNKTMTEKELDILLHKLHVYHYRDDFPLALSKGQRLRVVLGALLSRRDNELLLLDEPTAGQDQKSLENLSMLLSYAAEQGKTIFFCTHDIELASSLADRIFVLAQGHFVAVGAPHEIFSNKEVLRMGGLSMPPMLELSEYLGIDPCITVKEVMCHVL, encoded by the coding sequence ATGATTTTAGATATTCAAAATGTATCTTGCCGATATACTTCCAGAGAAAAGGATACGCTTACAGGAGTCAATCTTCGTATAGAAGAAGGAGAAATGGTGCTTATTGCAGGTAGATCCGGATGTGGAAAATCCACTTTAGTAAAAGCGGTGACAGGACTGCTGGATAAAGAGGATGGTTCTATAGACGGGAAAATCTTTTTGGATGGAAAAGATACGGCAGCGATGTCCGCGGAAGAGATAGGCGTTTTAGTAGGAACGGTATACCAAACACCGGACGATCAGATTTTTGCGATGACCGTTGCCGATGAAGTGGGGTTTGCTCTTGAAAACAGAGGAATAAAAGCTTCTGTTGTTAAAGAGAAGGTTAAGGAAGTTCTTGCACGCACGGGATTGGATGGGATGGAAGAAAGAAGTATTCATGCGCTTTCCGGCGGACAAAAACAGCGGCTTGCCTTAGCATCCGTATTAGTGACAAAGCCGAAATTGCTTATTCTTGATGAACCGGTGAGCCAGATGAATCCCCAGGGAGTGCAGTCTTTTCTTGAATTGTTAGTTTCTTTGCAGAGAGAAGAACATATGACCATTGTAGTTGTTGAACATAGGGTCAATGAGTTGGCTGCGTGGTTTCCTCGTCTTTGTGTTATGCATAAGGGGCATTTTGTATATGATGGATTAATGGATGAATCATGGTATATTCTGGATAAAAATGATGGATATGGAATTCGTGAACCGCAAAGCGTTAAATTGGGAAGATTCATGAAATTGGAAAAATTATCTTACTCGCTGAGAAAGACTGCGGAGGAAATAAAGCGAGCAGGTATAAAATTCCAAAAATCCATAGAGCCATGTATAGCAGAAGATAGTAGTGATAAGTTGATTTTAGAAGGTAAAAATATCACTTACAGATATCCCGGTGCGGATTCTGATACATTAAACGGATTGAATTTTAAAATCAAGAAGGGATCTATCAATGCACTCATGGGGTTTAATGGCGCAGGGAAATCAACACTCATGAATATCTTATCGGGATTGGAGGAGCCTTCCTCAGGGAAAATTTTAATTCATGGGAAATCGATAGGGAAGCGGAGAGAATATATTGGATATATGCTGCAGGAAGCAGATCTGATGCTCCTAAATGATTCAGTTCGGGAAGAATTGTTGTGGAATAATAAAACAATGACAGAAAAGGAATTGGATATTTTATTGCACAAGCTTCACGTATATCATTATCGGGATGATTTCCCGCTTGCCTTATCAAAGGGGCAGCGCCTTCGCGTCGTCTTGGGAGCATTACTTTCACGAAGAGACAATGAGCTTCTTTTATTAGATGAACCGACAGCGGGACAGGATCAAAAAAGTCTTGAAAATCTCAGTATGCTCCTTTCCTATGCAGCGGAGCAAGGAAAAACAATATTTTTTTGTACGCATGATATTGAATTGGCATCATCACTGGCAGATCGCATCTTTGTGCTGGCACAAGGACATTTTGTAGCGGTGGGGGCACCTCATGAAATATTCAGTAATAAAGAAGTTCTTAGAATGGGGGGATTATCCATGCCACCGATGCTTGAATTATCGGAATACCTTGGTATAGATCCCTGTATAACAGTAAAGGAGGTGATGTGCCATGTCCTTTAG